In the Oreochromis aureus strain Israel breed Guangdong linkage group 14, ZZ_aureus, whole genome shotgun sequence genome, one interval contains:
- the fhdc4 gene encoding FH2 domain-containing protein 1: MQPGGPPAPPPPPPPPPPPLPPPPPPPPPSLDGLGPISRLERRRSKMRNFNWETLPKHTVIGKHNIWTADKTDGEYELDTDHMEELFSHKQAQQQIKALNRQSLRGLPSSATAGEMISVLSSKRSMNIGIFLKQFKRPIKDMIEDIKSGNGLGFGTGKLQELCKMLPDEGEVKQLVNFKGDMSALPEADQFMLLLVNIPSYEERLSCLVLKEEFFPLMDEVKEFIRTLTTAGSELLDCDNLHAVIRLVLKTGNYMNAGGYAGNAVGFKMSSLLKLVDTKANKPGMNLMHYVVMQAQKVDTALLKFPEQLKHIEAAARIHQGDIEGEYRKQVKKVQDAKANTLKQEDLKAQMEDFLMEAEVCLKEVETDLQELQSVSDSVAQYFCEDAKNFKLEECCSIFNSFCERFLRATQENKARETAEVKRRHRDRLEIAAKRRSTATCSSRDKEMDSVALESVLQNFVTKRGSRRRAGKPSSTRGSPTNGSPNNGSLSEITSQANLPPVNQKILASIRAKDMGRKEWSSAVELTENSRNSHKAQSDIEDKMAESENSHEEEMKTPKEEDSRGLRNPAKRTASITTPVRSFDDNEEDLQDNNEEEAQKLREASKKVLRFQNSRGSVSSGDYSLENQKSPTPNAPIRRQLTFDEEADRYPDDPSNEDLLQVLLNPQPSPKRNLGRRHTLPTKVPKTEAGESNRWTELLVRTPNHVAQEKETMPQREGAGHPPSKPVFDYSDISHNLKQSGAQDTNATSAENTTKPPVSSAAVMQPTDNDVQITSDTVPASSKPVVFKTETTGLFFSFLKRLGDMSKLQSSKDTVNKPTGSGV, encoded by the exons ATGCAGCCAGGAGGTCCTCCTGCACCCCCACCTCCACCCCCACCACCTCCGCCTCCGCTTCCTCCgccaccacctcctccacctccatccCTAGATGGCCTGGGTCCCATTTCAAGGTTGGAGCGCCGGCGCTCCAAGATGCGCAACTTTAACTGGGAGACCCTACCCAAGCACACAGTTATAGGAAAGCACAATATCTGGACAGCAGATAAGACTGATGGGGAATATGAGCTGGACACTGATCATATGGAGGAGCTGTTCAGCCACAAGCAGGCCCAGCAGCAAATCAAAGCTCTGAACCGTCAGAGTTTGAGGGGCCTGCCAAGTTCTGCCACAGCAGGGGAAATG atttcTGTCCTCAGCTCCAAGAGGAGCATGAACATTGGAATTTTCCTAAAGCAATTCAAGCG GCCTATAAAGGACATGATTGAGGATATCAAATCAGGAAATGGCCTGGGCTTTGGTACTGGAAAACTGCAGGAATTATGCAAGATGCTTCCGGATGAAGGGGAG GTGAAGCAGCTGGTTAATTTCAAAGGTGACATGTCTGCTCTCCCAGAAGCAGATCAATTTATGTTACTGTTGGTCAATATCCCCAG CTATGAAGAGCGTTTGAGCTGCTTAGTGCTGAAGGAGGAATTTTTTCCCCTTATGGATGAAGTAAAAGAATTCATCCGTACTTTGACCACTGCTGGAAGTG agCTGCTAGATTGCGATAATCTTCATGCTGTCATTCGCCTGGTCCTTAAGACTGGAAATTACATGAATGCT GGCGGCTACGCGGGCAATGCAGTTGGCTTCAAAATGTCTTCTCTGTTGAAGCTAGTGGATACCAAAGCAAACAAACCTGGAATGAATCTTATGCACTATGTTGTGATG CAAGCTCAGAAGGTGGACACAGCACTGCTCAAATTTCCAGAACAGCTCAAACACATTGAAGCTGCAGCAAG AATACATCAAGGTGACATTGAAGGGGAGTATCGAAAGCAAGTAAAGAAAGTGCAAGATGCCAAAGCAAACACTTTAAAGCAGGAAGACCTAAAGGCACAGATGGAGGATTTTCTAATG GAAGCGGAGGTTTGCTTGAAAGAAGTAGAAACTGATCTTCAGGAGTTGCAGTCTGTAAGTGACAGTGTGGCACAGTACTTCTGTGAGGACGCCAAGAATTTTAAACTGGAGGAGTGTTGCTCCATTTTCAACTCCTTTTGTGAAAGATTTTTGCGAGCTACGCAG gaAAACAAAGCTAGAGAGACTGCAGAGGTGAAAcggagacacagagacagactggaAATTGCAGCCAAGCGGAGATCCACAGCTACATGCTCCAGTAGAGATAAGGAAATGGATAGTGTTGCATTAGAATCTGTGCTGCAAAACTTTGTCACCAAACGTGGTTCTAGGAGAAGAGCAGGAAAGCCCTCATCGACTCGTGGAAGCCCAACTAATGGTAGTCCCAATAACGGGAGCCTTTCAGAAATTACTTCTCAGGCAAACCTTCCCCCAGTAAATCAAAAGATTCTAGCCTCAATTAGAGCTAAGGACATGGGCAGAAAAGAGTGGAGTTCAGCAGTTGAACTCACTGAGAACTCCCGGAACTCACACAAAGCCCAGTCAGACATCGAGGACAAAATGGCAGAAAGTGAAAATTCTCATGAAGAAGAGATGAAAACTCCCAAAGAAGAGGACTCTAGAGGACTTAGGAACCCTGCCAAAAGGACTGCTAGCATTACGACCCCAGTTAGATCTTTTGATGATAATGAGGAAGATCTGCAAGATAATAATGAAGAGGAGGCCCAAAAGCTGCGTGAAGCATCTAAAAAGGTTTTGCGTTTTCAGAACAGCCGTGGCAGCGTCTCATCTGGGGACTACTCTCTGGAAAATCAGAAGTCTCCTACTCCAAATGCACCCATACGCCGTCAGCTCACATTTGATGAGGAAGCGGATAGGTATCCTGATGACCCCAGCAATGAGGATTTGCTTCAAGTTTTGCTCAATCCTCAACCTTCCCCAAAACGTAACCTTGGACGCCGCCATACACTACCAACTAAAGTCCCTAAAACTGAGGCAGGGGAAAGTAATCGGTGGACTGAACTGCTTGTCAGAACTCCAAATCATGTGGCACAAGAAAAGGAGACAATGCCACAGCGAGAGGGCGCCGGACACCCTCCCTCCAAACCAGTGTTTGATTATAGTGACATTTCTCACAACTTAAAACAATCAGGTGCTCAAGACACAAATGCCACATCAGCAGAAAACACAACCAAGCCACCCGTTTCCTCAGCTGCTGTCATGCAGCCCACAGACAACGATGTACAGATAACTAGTGACACTGTTCCAGCAAGCAGCAAGCCTGTGGTGTTCAAAACCGAGACCACTGGActattttttagttttttaaaacgCCTCGGCGATATGAGCAAACTACAGAGCAGCAAGGATACTGTAAATAAGCCCACAGGCTCTGGTGTTTAG